One stretch of Clavibacter michiganensis DNA includes these proteins:
- a CDS encoding STAS domain-containing protein: MALTTATARREDDVTVVTAAGMLNMAAAPELRQAIHDALDPAPARIVVDLAGVDFIDSSGLGALIAGLRAARDTGGDLRISAPGPQVSMVLQLSNLDRVLISTPTAEAAYRD, encoded by the coding sequence ATGGCGCTCACGACCGCCACCGCACGACGCGAGGACGACGTCACCGTCGTCACCGCAGCAGGGATGCTCAACATGGCCGCGGCCCCCGAGCTCCGGCAGGCGATCCACGACGCGCTGGATCCCGCCCCCGCGCGCATCGTCGTCGACCTGGCCGGCGTCGACTTCATCGACTCCTCCGGCCTCGGCGCCCTCATCGCGGGCCTCCGCGCGGCGCGCGACACCGGCGGTGACCTCCGCATCTCGGCGCCCGGCCCGCAGGTGTCGATGGTGCTGCAGCTCTCCAACCTCGACCGGGTGCTGATCTCCACCCCCACGGCCGAGGCGGCCTACCGTGACTGA
- a CDS encoding ATP-binding protein: protein MTETTRSLTLQSPPDDVDAVHELVAGLWDDRPDVGALDRMAFETALIELASNVIEHADNGQGVTCEVSVTVDDGVMRARLRDGSEPGDFRLVPREMPGAEAESGRGLAMVQMLCDELTYERVGGENVWSVRRTRIEPEAS from the coding sequence GTGACTGAGACCACCCGCAGCCTCACGCTCCAGTCCCCGCCCGACGACGTCGACGCCGTCCACGAGCTCGTCGCCGGCCTCTGGGACGACCGCCCCGACGTGGGCGCGCTCGACCGCATGGCCTTCGAGACCGCGCTCATCGAGCTCGCGTCCAACGTGATCGAGCACGCCGACAACGGCCAGGGCGTCACGTGCGAGGTGAGCGTCACGGTCGACGACGGCGTGATGCGCGCGCGGCTGCGCGACGGATCCGAGCCGGGCGACTTCCGCCTCGTCCCGCGCGAGATGCCGGGCGCCGAAGCCGAGTCGGGCCGCGGCCTCGCGATGGTGCAGATGCTCTGCGACGAGCTGACCTACGAGCGGGTCGGCGGCGAGAACGTCTGGAGCGTGCGCCGGACCCGGATCGAGCCCGAGGCGTCCTGA